One segment of Geomonas ferrireducens DNA contains the following:
- a CDS encoding YceI family protein has product MSHTLSSNQMMLSLQNGAVVIDVMTPEDYAACHVTGALNACVYEVAFLDQIAELVPDRNQEMILYDATGTTRSAELAYERLQQAGYAKVSVLAGGLAAWRREGLPLEVKEKAAPLGLRDGTYRIDTEKSTMEWIGRNLNKRHYGRIGIKGGELSIIGGKLSRGHIELDMTSISNLDLQDDGWRDMLIRHLKSDDFFAVDRFPTASFTSTGWETREENSLNAVKGIVTGKLKIRDVTREIRIPAMIAPQDDGGIQAHAAFDLDRTLWNACYGSCRLFERLGMHFVDDLISLELFVVAGTW; this is encoded by the coding sequence ATGAGCCATACCTTGTCATCCAACCAAATGATGCTGAGCCTCCAGAACGGTGCCGTGGTGATAGATGTGATGACGCCGGAGGATTATGCCGCCTGTCATGTGACCGGCGCCCTGAACGCCTGTGTCTATGAGGTTGCCTTTCTCGATCAGATCGCCGAACTGGTCCCTGATCGAAATCAGGAAATGATCCTCTACGACGCTACCGGCACGACCCGATCCGCCGAATTGGCCTATGAGCGGCTGCAGCAAGCCGGTTACGCCAAGGTCTCGGTGCTTGCCGGCGGGCTTGCCGCTTGGCGCAGGGAAGGACTGCCGCTCGAGGTAAAAGAAAAGGCGGCCCCATTGGGGTTGCGGGATGGCACCTACCGGATCGACACAGAAAAAAGCACCATGGAGTGGATCGGCCGAAACCTGAACAAACGGCACTACGGCCGCATCGGCATCAAGGGGGGAGAACTGTCCATCATAGGCGGAAAGCTCTCCCGAGGGCATATCGAACTGGACATGACCAGCATTTCCAATCTGGATCTGCAGGATGATGGTTGGCGCGACATGCTGATCCGCCACCTTAAATCTGACGATTTCTTCGCTGTGGATCGTTTTCCGACAGCTTCGTTCACCTCGACGGGATGGGAAACCAGGGAAGAGAATTCGTTAAACGCAGTCAAAGGGATTGTCACAGGAAAGTTGAAAATAAGAGATGTCACCCGAGAGATCCGCATCCCTGCGATGATCGCTCCGCAAGATGACGGCGGCATCCAGGCTCATGCAGCCTTCGATCTCGATCGTACCCTCTGGAATGCCTGCTACGGATCGTGCAGGCTGTTCGAGCGACTTGGCATGCATTTCGTGGATGACTTGATCAGTCTTGAACTGTTTGTAGTGGCGGGCACATGGTGA
- a CDS encoding VIT1/CCC1 transporter family protein: MPKHLEQHYATRIGWLRAAVLGANDGILSTASLVVGVAAANAVRGNVFLAGVAGLVAGAMSMAAGEYVSVSSQSDTEKADLDRERRELKTDVVTECRELAAIYVRRGLDPSLAMQVAEQLMAHDALEAHARDELGISEIVIARPLQAALASAVTFSVGAALPLLIALFSPSAYFIPVVAGGSLLCLGILGALAARAGGASVVVGAVRVALWGALAMAVTAAIGALFGTVV; encoded by the coding sequence ATGCCTAAACATCTGGAGCAGCACTACGCAACCCGGATCGGTTGGCTGCGGGCAGCGGTACTTGGCGCAAACGACGGAATCCTTTCGACTGCAAGCCTCGTTGTGGGGGTGGCAGCCGCCAACGCAGTGCGCGGTAATGTGTTCTTAGCGGGGGTAGCGGGCTTGGTGGCTGGTGCCATGTCAATGGCGGCGGGAGAGTATGTGTCCGTCAGTTCACAGTCCGACACCGAGAAGGCCGACCTTGACCGTGAGCGACGTGAGCTTAAGACGGACGTTGTGACTGAGTGCCGGGAGCTGGCGGCCATATATGTCAGGAGAGGACTTGATCCCTCACTCGCCATGCAGGTCGCCGAGCAGCTTATGGCACACGATGCGCTAGAGGCACATGCGCGCGATGAACTGGGAATTTCGGAAATAGTCATCGCCCGTCCCCTGCAGGCGGCACTGGCATCTGCAGTAACTTTTTCAGTGGGGGCCGCCTTGCCGCTACTCATCGCCTTGTTCAGTCCATCTGCCTATTTCATTCCCGTGGTGGCAGGCGGCTCACTTTTGTGTCTGGGGATTCTGGGCGCTTTGGCCGCACGAGCCGGGGGGGCAAGCGTTGTTGTCGGGGCAGTTCGTGTTGCTCTGTGGGGAGCCCTGGCAATGGCGGTCACCGCGGCAATAGGCGCCCTTTTCGGTACGGTGGTCTGA
- the wrbA gene encoding NAD(P)H:quinone oxidoreductase yields the protein MKVLVLYYSMYGHIHRMAEAVAEGVRELPGGVAVLKRVPETLPDDVLEKMGAIEAQKAFAHVPVCTVEELPDYDAIVFGTPTRFGNMCGQMRQFLDATGGLWLQGKLVGKAGSVFASSATQHGGQESTILTFHTFLLHQGMVVVGLPYAFGGQMRNDEITGGSPYGASTIAGTQGERLPTDNELAAARFQGKNVATIAAKLSA from the coding sequence ATGAAAGTACTCGTGCTTTACTATTCAATGTACGGTCACATACACCGGATGGCAGAGGCTGTGGCCGAAGGGGTCAGGGAATTGCCCGGAGGGGTGGCAGTGTTAAAGCGTGTGCCTGAAACCCTCCCTGATGACGTGTTGGAGAAAATGGGAGCAATTGAGGCGCAGAAGGCATTTGCTCATGTGCCGGTCTGCACCGTCGAGGAACTCCCCGACTACGACGCGATAGTCTTCGGTACCCCGACCCGTTTTGGCAACATGTGCGGACAGATGCGGCAATTCCTGGATGCCACTGGCGGTCTCTGGCTGCAAGGGAAGCTGGTCGGGAAGGCGGGAAGCGTCTTCGCCAGCTCGGCTACCCAGCATGGCGGTCAGGAATCGACCATTCTCACGTTCCATACCTTCCTCCTCCACCAGGGTATGGTGGTCGTCGGTCTTCCCTATGCGTTTGGCGGTCAGATGCGCAACGATGAAATCACCGGCGGCTCTCCCTATGGGGCTTCCACGATAGCTGGGACGCAGGGAGAACGGCTTCCGACCGACAACGAACTGGCCGCGGCGCGCTTCCAAGGTAAAAACGTGGCCACAATCGCCGCAAAGCTTTCCGCGTAG
- a CDS encoding right-handed parallel beta-helix repeat-containing protein, translated as MRKIALILFLVMFTSGGAFAAPSNTSGPWGIDAAGFQDLSTALASPSTVGKTIVISKPMTINSMTVSGSRAVKVIAGGRIDIAAGKTLTFSSDSSFLADNHSAFGGTGTVTFSSGSVNEVRPEWWGAASGTESAPAIQAAITAAEGTTAYVRLSGFYTVSKQITVTKTIRIVGAGMNSGIYNLTGANSSALYFNGSAWPGCNRSVLSNFKIEGNGTTSGHGIWVHNSAAWMHFENVYLTGNHHGYYCDGTDGTAFSQRFVNCYAKANYGNGFYENTTGNPNPASEFIHCQAESNVIGIEWSSSQLNIIGGVYETNVINEMYLHGTATLMGVYFEESKGPVGYGNNAMLRVAGYGTVVSGCKFAINATQNIRCIHYESFTIVENNAFNGSTPAGSIGIYNGSRGQIYTGSRILANISNAVATYSSLGTAETTFADISGNYTFPSVTSKGAVTAATHILMNGTLTNGTPGTNNGNQIKMGMCPAGSAANYSIFVDSADGKLKYKDGGGVVNLLY; from the coding sequence ATGAGAAAAATAGCGCTGATTCTGTTCCTAGTCATGTTTACCAGTGGAGGTGCTTTTGCTGCGCCATCCAATACTAGCGGCCCCTGGGGAATCGACGCCGCGGGTTTCCAGGATCTCTCCACTGCGCTGGCTTCACCGAGCACTGTTGGCAAAACCATTGTGATTTCTAAACCGATGACGATTAATAGTATGACCGTAAGCGGTAGCCGTGCCGTCAAAGTGATTGCAGGAGGTAGGATTGATATTGCCGCAGGCAAGACTCTTACCTTTAGTTCTGATTCCAGTTTTTTAGCCGATAACCATTCGGCCTTTGGAGGCACCGGAACGGTTACTTTTAGTTCAGGTTCAGTTAACGAGGTCCGCCCAGAATGGTGGGGGGCTGCATCTGGCACCGAAAGTGCGCCAGCTATACAGGCCGCAATTACTGCTGCAGAGGGCACGACAGCCTATGTCAGGCTCTCTGGTTTCTATACGGTATCAAAACAGATCACTGTAACCAAAACGATCAGGATTGTCGGTGCTGGGATGAACTCTGGTATTTATAATTTGACAGGTGCTAACAGTTCAGCATTATATTTCAACGGGAGTGCTTGGCCGGGATGTAATAGGTCAGTACTGTCAAACTTCAAGATAGAGGGCAATGGTACTACATCCGGTCATGGGATATGGGTCCATAACTCCGCAGCTTGGATGCATTTTGAAAACGTCTATTTGACAGGTAACCACCACGGCTACTACTGCGATGGCACGGATGGAACTGCTTTCTCACAGCGTTTCGTGAATTGTTACGCTAAGGCTAACTACGGCAACGGGTTCTACGAAAACACTACAGGGAATCCGAACCCTGCTTCTGAATTTATTCACTGCCAAGCGGAAAGTAATGTTATTGGAATAGAATGGTCATCGTCTCAGCTGAATATCATAGGTGGGGTGTATGAGACAAACGTTATCAACGAGATGTATCTGCATGGTACGGCTACCCTTATGGGCGTTTATTTTGAAGAGTCAAAAGGCCCGGTAGGGTATGGTAATAATGCTATGCTTCGAGTAGCCGGATATGGGACGGTTGTGTCTGGCTGTAAGTTCGCAATTAATGCTACACAGAATATCAGGTGCATTCACTATGAAAGCTTTACCATTGTTGAGAATAATGCCTTTAATGGCTCTACTCCGGCCGGATCGATCGGCATATATAACGGCTCAAGGGGGCAAATTTATACTGGTAGCAGAATCTTAGCAAACATCAGTAATGCTGTTGCAACATACTCCTCTCTAGGAACCGCAGAAACTACTTTTGCAGACATATCTGGGAATTACACGTTTCCTTCGGTGACATCCAAAGGTGCTGTTACAGCAGCTACCCACATTCTTATGAACGGTACACTGACCAACGGTACACCAGGGACAAACAACGGAAATCAGATAAAGATGGGCATGTGTCCTGCTGGTAGTGCTGCAAACTACTCGATATTCGTAGACTCAGCAGATGGGAAGTTGAAATACAAAGATGGTGGTGGGGTTGTAAACCTATTGTACTAG
- a CDS encoding nucleoid-associated protein: MIENFIIHRVLKKAGATEASIKTREEVLNVSVEVEDLVRDILNVYNSKSARAYGIFNPDTENYPFSKYVKSYLSDQALFVKFTHNSMVRLQNRIKDATLATGGYIAFIHYKTEMKNYVMVVMLNDKGGTAIDEATLEVNKTMHLDLDKLHFAARLNVTDWETDTSSKYLSFIKGRGTEGISKYFREFLGCDEFTESKRLTEKLVQAVKDFGDAKNLLEEDKQALKKLCFDYCEKKRKSREPVLLDELANHVWEIVPNEFLEFVNDEKYQLTSGFEPHAGSLRRLYRFSGKEKGLTISFDSELLGKRVHYDKAKQTLTINGLPQDLKQELDDIHADSTTET; encoded by the coding sequence GTGATTGAAAACTTTATTATTCACAGAGTATTAAAAAAAGCAGGTGCGACAGAAGCAAGCATTAAGACCAGGGAAGAGGTTTTAAACGTTTCTGTAGAAGTCGAAGATTTAGTAAGAGATATATTGAACGTGTACAACAGTAAAAGTGCAAGGGCTTACGGAATTTTCAATCCTGACACTGAAAATTATCCCTTTTCCAAATATGTAAAGAGCTATTTATCTGACCAAGCTTTGTTTGTTAAATTCACACATAACTCAATGGTCAGATTGCAGAATAGAATTAAGGATGCTACACTTGCCACCGGTGGATATATAGCATTCATACACTACAAAACTGAGATGAAAAATTATGTAATGGTAGTGATGCTCAATGATAAAGGTGGCACAGCAATAGATGAAGCAACCTTAGAAGTAAACAAAACAATGCATCTGGACCTAGATAAACTACATTTTGCTGCTAGACTTAATGTAACCGACTGGGAAACTGATACCTCCAGTAAATATTTATCATTTATTAAAGGCCGGGGCACTGAAGGTATATCGAAGTATTTCAGAGAATTCCTAGGGTGCGATGAATTCACCGAGTCAAAGAGGTTAACCGAAAAACTTGTCCAAGCTGTTAAGGACTTTGGTGATGCCAAAAATCTTCTAGAAGAAGACAAACAGGCATTAAAAAAATTGTGCTTCGACTACTGCGAGAAGAAGAGGAAAAGCAGGGAGCCGGTCCTCTTAGACGAGTTGGCAAATCACGTATGGGAGATCGTCCCAAATGAATTCCTTGAATTTGTGAACGATGAGAAGTATCAGCTAACCAGCGGGTTCGAACCCCATGCCGGCAGCTTAAGGAGATTGTACAGATTTTCAGGGAAAGAGAAGGGACTAACTATTAGTTTTGACTCTGAGTTGCTTGGGAAACGGGTCCATTATGACAAAGCCAAACAGACCTTGACGATTAACGGACTACCACAAGATTTAAAGCAGGAACTGGACGATATCCATGCTGACAGCACAACAGAAACTTAA